The Salicibibacter halophilus DNA window AATGCTTCCAATTTTTTGATTCCCCTGTAAAACGCCCCTGAAATATTTAAACAATAAATTTAAAGGAATCGTCATAAGGGCAATACTGATTAAGCCCCAACCGTAATTTTGAGCTGAACCAAAGCTATAATAAATTGCTGCAACTGAAAGAGTCAATAAAGATGTTATTACCCATAATGATAACAACGATGATAGAATTTCTTTTGTAGAATAGTAACCTCTTCCGATGTAAAAGGCAGAGGCTTGACGAATCCCTAAATCCGCGGCAGTCATTAATATGTTTGGTACTACAAATATTGCTGTAACGATTCCCTTTCCTTCTGGCCCTAATAATCTAGCCAGAATAATAGAAACAATGAAGCTCCCAAACAGCACTATGATTTTTGTTCCGAAAGTTATTATCACGTCATATGCTGTACTTTTTGTTTTGTTTTTCATTATACATCTTTACTTTCGTTGTACATTTCCACCTAATGTTTGGATCAACTCAGGAAGATCACTGTATCCTCTTTCAATTTGATAAACATTTGTAATTTCACTTATTCCGTTTGCAGCAAGGGATGCTAGAACAACAGCTGCGCCCCCTCGTATATCAGTAGCTATTAAATTTAATACTCCTATAAGTGGGGGGGACTCATTTATGATTGCAATCTGGCCTTTTGCTCCATTAACACACGTGAAATCACCGTTTTCAATTTTTGTTTTCGCACCTAGTTTGTTTAGTTCTTCACAATATAAAAATCGACCATCTAATATCATTTCTTTAATTTTACTTGTACCGTTCGCGCGGAGCATAATAGCTGCATGGAGTGGCTGAATGTCTGTATGAAAACCGGGATAGGCTTTTGTTTCTATATTTACTGGCTTTATTTTATTATTTCCGTCCACGAACAGGCCATTTTCTTTTTGTTGTATAATTAATCCTGCTTTTCGCCATGTCGCTACTTCTGTTTCTAGTACAGTTGCGTTACCACCGATGATTGTTCCATTTCCTTTAGTAACAGCAATAGCTGCTATCATTGTTGATACAATAATTCGGTCACTCATCACTTGATGGGAGGTTCCGTTTAATTTGTTTACACCTATAATTTCTAAAGTACTCTCATCTTTCCAATTAAAGATTGCACCCATTTGTTCCAAAAGATGGATAACATCTAAAACTTCAGGGTTTTTTGCAGCATTTTTTAAAGTTGTTATTTTACCGCTACAGAGCACACTGGCAAATATTACATTTAATGTAGCCCCAAAGGATGGATAATAAAATTCAATTTCAGTATGATCTACGTCGTCGTTAAGATCAGGGATCACTCTTATTCCCTCTCCACTTTCAATAACATCATGGCCCATATTTTCTAATGCTAGTACATGCAGATCATGCTTACGTTCACCAATTTCGCACCCTCCAGCTAATGGTAAATATAAGGAGCAATCCTTTGTGACACTTCCTCCCAACAGCAACAAAGAATGACGAATTTTACTTGCTATGTTGGGATCCAATTCCGATGAACGCCAACCTTCACCATTTAGAGTTAACGTATTCTCATCCTTAATCTCAATTTTCACTCCCACTTCCCTTAATAAAGCTAATAGATTATTTACGTCATTAAGTTCTAGTGGTACATTTTTTAATTCTACTGTTTCATCTGATAGAGAGGCTGCAACCAATGCTGGAAGTGCTGCGTTTTTTGCACCCTGTACAACTACTTCACCTTTAAGCGGTTTCCCGCCTTTAATTACGTAAGAGTTTGTTGCTTTTGGATGTTTTTTTAATAGTAACTTTGTAGAATTGCTCTGCAAAAGCCCCACCCCTTTTATAAAATAATAACTTCAGGTTCCATGGCTACGCCTAATTTCTGTTTGACTTCGTCATACATTAATTGCATCAACTCATTAATATCTTTTGATGATGCACCACCTTTATTTATAATCCAATTCCCATGCTCGTCACTGATTTTCGCTTGACCAATTTGGATCCCTTTTAATCCAACTTGCTCTACTAATTGCCCAGGATAAGGTCCGCCCGGAGGACTTTTAAATGTGCTACCAGCAGTTGCGACTTGTAATGGAAATTTCTCTTTACGAATGCCGATCGCTTTCTTTGCTTTGGTAAATGTCTCTTTTTTATTCAATCCATATGTTAATTTTAGTCGACAACCGATAATGATGCGTTTGTTGTTTATTTGAAAATCGCTCTTTCGAAAGTGCATTCCTAACTCGTCTACTTTATCTTCTACAATACTATTATTTTCGTCTATGTATATAACAGAGAGAAGGACATCCTTCATTTCACTGCCAATACAACCCGCATTCATTGCAATTGCTCCACCGATTGTACCGGGAATCCCAGCAAAGAAATCAAATCCATCTATATTTTCTCTTGATAAATCGATAGATAGCTTAGGCAAAGGCGCACCCGCTTCAGCGTAAATATAACCTTCTTCATAATTAATTTCATAATTTGTTAAGGCACGACTCAAATTTACAATAACCCCAAGGTAATCTTCATCATTGAAAAGAACATTGGAGCCACGTCCTAAAATAAAATATGGACAGTTATTGCGATCACTAAAAGCTTTGGCCTCGATAACTTCATTTATATTTTGGGGTGTCATCATAAAGAGTGCAGTGCCGCCAACTCTCCATGTATTCAAAGAAGTAAGAGGGACTTGCTCTTCAACTTTTACTTTCATTACTCTCGTCCCCTTTGGAATCAATTAGCAGCACGGACTTTGGAAGATTCTTGTTTGAAATCATTGCTCACTTCTATTAGTTGAGCAACCAAAGAATCATGATTGATATATTTTATTACTTCTTTAGCAGGCTCGTAGTTACCATTCTTTGTTTTCCCCACATATATCTTCGGATGCACCTGCGCTTCATGCACTTCCTCATCCCCGAGCAGCTCCTCATACATCTTTTCCCCGGGGCGCATGCCCATGTAATCAATTCCGATCTCGTCTACCTTATACCCGGACAATCGGATTAAGTTC harbors:
- a CDS encoding UDP-N-acetylglucosamine 1-carboxyvinyltransferase — its product is MGLLQSNSTKLLLKKHPKATNSYVIKGGKPLKGEVVVQGAKNAALPALVAASLSDETVELKNVPLELNDVNNLLALLREVGVKIEIKDENTLTLNGEGWRSSELDPNIASKIRHSLLLLGGSVTKDCSLYLPLAGGCEIGERKHDLHVLALENMGHDVIESGEGIRVIPDLNDDVDHTEIEFYYPSFGATLNVIFASVLCSGKITTLKNAAKNPEVLDVIHLLEQMGAIFNWKDESTLEIIGVNKLNGTSHQVMSDRIIVSTMIAAIAVTKGNGTIIGGNATVLETEVATWRKAGLIIQQKENGLFVDGNNKIKPVNIETKAYPGFHTDIQPLHAAIMLRANGTSKIKEMILDGRFLYCEELNKLGAKTKIENGDFTCVNGAKGQIAIINESPPLIGVLNLIATDIRGGAAVVLASLAANGISEITNVYQIERGYSDLPELIQTLGGNVQRK
- the murB gene encoding UDP-N-acetylmuramate dehydrogenase, with amino-acid sequence MKVKVEEQVPLTSLNTWRVGGTALFMMTPQNINEVIEAKAFSDRNNCPYFILGRGSNVLFNDEDYLGVIVNLSRALTNYEINYEEGYIYAEAGAPLPKLSIDLSRENIDGFDFFAGIPGTIGGAIAMNAGCIGSEMKDVLLSVIYIDENNSIVEDKVDELGMHFRKSDFQINNKRIIIGCRLKLTYGLNKKETFTKAKKAIGIRKEKFPLQVATAGSTFKSPPGGPYPGQLVEQVGLKGIQIGQAKISDEHGNWIINKGGASSKDINELMQLMYDEVKQKLGVAMEPEVIIL